In Candidatus Dadabacteria bacterium, the genomic stretch CGTATCCCCCTAGTTTTCTTTCATCTTGAATTCCCACAACAAGAATTGTGACATTGCGACTAACGGAATTAACCACATCGCAACCGACGGTGCTTGCAATATCTGCAAGTTGATGCCTCGGAATGCTTGCCGAACCAGTAAACACCACGACCTCACCGTATAATGCCCCGTCTTCATTTCCCTTTCTCTTAATCGACCTCTTTTGTCTAGGGAAAATTGGTTTTTTTGATAACGAAAACCAATCATTTATGTTTGTATTCGTAGATTTTAAAACATTCTTTACAATAATTGCACAGGCTTTAGCATCCTCCAGTGCGTCATGATGGTTAAATTGAATACCTAGGTCGCTTGCAACGTTCTCAAGTCCATATCCCCGCTTTCCATAACGGTCAGGATACGCTCTCCGAACCATTTTTGCACTATCAAGATAAGAGGTTTTGCATGGCTCAAGACCATAGCGAAGAAAGCTTTGCTCCAAAGCAACTCGGTCAAAAGAAGTGTG encodes the following:
- a CDS encoding exonuclease domain-containing protein, whose translation is MYKVLDIETANASRDSICQIGIVCVEGGKIAGEWESLINPEDWFDPWNIDIHGIDDLMVENSPTFFEVYPTLKKHLSDSIVVSHTSFDRVALEQSFLRYGLEPCKTSYLDSAKMVRRAYPDRYGKRGYGLENVASDLGIQFNHHDALEDAKACAIIVKNVLKSTNTNINDWFSLSKKPIFPRQKRSIKRKGNEDGALYGEVVVFTGSASIPRHQLADIASTVGCDVVNSVSRNVTILVVGIQDERKLGGYEKSSKHRKAEELIKRGVDIQIMSEQDFLCLCNL